GTAAGCAGTCAACTACCTCGTCCTCCAAGCTTCAACATATCTCCCAAACCTTCCCCTACTAAAGATAAGCCTGTCACCAAGATCGTCATTGCCAAACCAGGAAAGGTAGCTGACCACCAAATCCCTATAGGCAAGGCATCTAAAGCTAAACGCAGATCGTGACCCCATTCTGGTACTTCCGGAGGTAATCCTAATCCCAGAAAACCTAAACCACCCAGAATTAAAATTGCATCTGCGGCATTAAGGGTAAACAAGACAGGAACACTTTGAATTACGTTGAAAAACAAATAGCGGGATAATATTCTACTAGTAGGTGCGCCCATCGCCTGGGCTGCTTCAATAAATAACTCTGTCTTGACGCTCGTGGTATGGTTGCGAACTATACGATAATACTGGGGAACATAAGCAATACTTAAGGCTAAAGCTGCGTTGAGAATTCCTTGACCTACTACAAAAGCCAGGGTTACAGACAACAATAATCCAGGTAAAGTATAGATCGTATCCATAAAGAAAAGCAAAACTTTGTCAATTTTACCGCCGAGATAACCACTAACTAAACCTAAGGGAACTCCTAAAATTAAACTAATAGTAGTTGCCAAGACTACTACTTTTAATGCAGCTTGAGTACCAAACAGAGTACGGGAAAAAACATCGTATCCTTGGCGAGTTGTGCCAAACCAATAATCTGCCCCTGGTGCTTCATGGATCGGATTAGCTAAAGCTTCGGTTGGATCTTGCAGCCAGCCTATATTTTGTAACGTGGGGGCGAGTATAGCGATCGCTATAAAACAAATCGTGATGATTAAGCCAATCAAAGTCAGGCTTTGAGACAGGGTAAGTTGAAATTGACGAGGTAATTTAAGGCTGGTAGTCATAACTCATTATGGGGCAACTGACTTAGTTTGCTCGGCATTATAGCCAAAAATTATCATAATTTTGGTTGAATTGGTTATTGTTATCTTGTTATTTGGAGCGATCTCTGGCACTAATCGCAAAACCAGATGCTGTAGATAAGATAGAAACAACTAGTACAATTTCAATTTTGATTTTGATTTGATGAATCCTAATAACTGGTTTACAGTCGTTTCCTTCTGCGCGATCGCTACATTGCTAAGCGTTACTTTTGGTTGGTTAGTTAAGCGTAAAAAATTACCCTTCAAGCCAATAATGGATTTTAACGCTGCACAGTGGCAATTTATGCAGGTTTGGGTCAATGTTGCTTTGCTACTTGGGGTAATTCTTCCTGTAATCATGTGAATTACTTTTTGGAATACGCCAGATTTGCGAGTTTTTTTCGGTTGTTACTTATTAGCTGTTGTGGTTCAGTTAGCCTGTGAGATAAGTTTTAGCCGTGCTTTGTGTAAAAGTGTTGTGGTGATTATTGGCACATTTTATACAGGGTTTAGAATTTGGCAATTATGGTCAGGATTACATTCCTTTAATTATCTCCAGCCTTGGTTAGGTTTATTGTGGTTGGTTTTTTTATTTTGGGTGGCAAACATGACCATGCTGACCACAATGGCTATTCCGAGCATCTTGCCTAAACTAAATGGTTA
The sequence above is a segment of the Coleofasciculaceae cyanobacterium genome. Coding sequences within it:
- a CDS encoding ABC transporter permease translates to MTTSLKLPRQFQLTLSQSLTLIGLIITICFIAIAILAPTLQNIGWLQDPTEALANPIHEAPGADYWFGTTRQGYDVFSRTLFGTQAALKVVVLATTISLILGVPLGLVSGYLGGKIDKVLLFFMDTIYTLPGLLLSVTLAFVVGQGILNAALALSIAYVPQYYRIVRNHTTSVKTELFIEAAQAMGAPTSRILSRYLFFNVIQSVPVLFTLNAADAILILGGLGFLGLGLPPEVPEWGHDLRLALDALPIGIWWSATFPGLAMTILVTGLSLVGEGLGDMLKLGGRGS